In a single window of the Anguilla rostrata isolate EN2019 chromosome 4, ASM1855537v3, whole genome shotgun sequence genome:
- the topbp1 gene encoding DNA topoisomerase 2-binding protein 1 isoform X1, producing the protein MSNMANEKEGFVVKFVETNRRKSELAVKAYEAILELQSEKYLQTVNEEAVLRMEHNDKSLYIFSNFSSPAFYHCKKLGCRVVSPLVVLYCLQLQCCVPKAEEPVYNMAMADVTVSCTNLDKEEREEVLELVQLMGGRVSRNLNVFVTHLVAGMVGSKKYLVSASLGKPILLPTWVKACWEKSQDSLFRHTELPLEEHLCPVLHGCTVCVTGLSTQERKEVQRLCEEHGARYTGQLKMNECTHLIVSEPKGQKYECAKKWNVYCVSLNWLQDSIEKGYCQDESRYRVGTGNQQQGQPNTSTPTGNRKNAATHVLGVSQISNISLVSANDTAQTTASVSCLGTPNALDALDTTTCPSDDLLDGCKLFLCGFSGKKLEKLRRLVNGAGGLRFNQPSEDLTHVIMGEPDQDLKSFLSKATHRPHVVTVQWLLDSFSRGCLLPEEGYFHPACLPPTPASLEMPLPRAPPPRLSSSSMAPPATTPSPVQKRRAEEELLSQYQDQDQTVVELPQAGSSSRRQSTLAPEPEPADPDPAPPPQDSTLQGPEDGALFQGKRFLLAGFSSEAEAQLSVLVLENGGKVLGRSTRAVAHYAVVPLLGCEVEATVGEVATDTWLALCVEQQRVLELHSHPLFTPLAVQEGSAPLAGCVLSFSQFTGAERESLVLLAKHLGASVQDYFVRTENQRKGMLASTHLVLQTPEGTKYQAAQKWGLPAVTMRWVLESARRGRRPDEARFLVDLPPSPEREEESFVMGSQKIPEPLPHASLELPLLGPQGGAGVTPLDVGRFQSKAFRSALGQGPQPGGATPGQEGKSTPCREPSLQLDTPSRFLCRNKLYAPVFNVKDALAALETPGSRGVATPLTEVVERNLQVALANSARGNNADLAALTASPQLSRKPEPEHTVAEEPALLVGVVICVSKKLSRKQSELNAIAASLGAEFRWSCDDSVTHYIYQGRAGDSSREYRAVKERGLHVVSQHWLQACADEQRRVSESLYPFTYNPKMSLNLSQVPSSTQRSPPLARPQPLDLTEALEDKSLSANGEPENEVTAHNSTEQRDLAQALEMRESLQRQLQEIMSATTLSNGRRASARLSRLGSGGSDSRPLTPDSAGRAGWSGRSRTLEALRLSRQVPPDANTEPSQSEQIVWDDPTAREERAKLADNLQWPGSPSQHSDPLPLPGPAAPSGLQIRDSMTDSELVEMAACDVIDEHMGRKPTPPPGEEAEPRVLTPQAPSIAFPIANPLVPPQPQPQEEGESEADAAEPPRFQLSSLSAQERIDYSQLIEELGGVVLDKQCFDPSCSHIIVGHPLRNEKYLAAMAAGKWILHRSYLEACRAVGHFVPEEDYEWGSSCILEALPNINLQQRRLALAALRWRRSLQGQQGREQGAFSGWRVMLNIDQAREAGFRRLLQSGGAKVFPSPSPALYKDTTHLFADFSQLKPGDFRVDVQEAAAQGVKCLKPEYIAVYLMQEPSPAVELYFLPGAAPDLPNDALGNQATPSRKRRASGDSSTLKKSRLH; encoded by the exons ctggTGCAGCTGATGGGTGGCCGCGTGTCCCGGAATCTCAACGTGTTTGTCACACACCTGGTGGCGGGCATGGTGGGCAGCAAGAAGTACCTGGTGTCTGCCAGCTTGGGCAAGCCCATTCTGCTGCCCACCTGGGTCAAGGCCTGCTGGGAGAAGTCCCAGGACAG cctgttCCGGCACACGGAGCTGCCCCTGGAGGAGCACCTGTGCCCCGTGCTGCACGGCTGCACCGTGTGCGTGACGGGGCTGTCCACCCAGGAGCGCAAGGAGGTGCAGCGGCTCTGCGAGGAGCACGGGGCCCGCTACACCGGCCAGCTCAAGATGAACGAGTGCACGCACCTCATCGTCAGCGAGCCCAAAG GTCAGAAGTACGAGTGCGCGAAGAAGTGGAACGTGTACTGCGTGTCCTTGAACTGGCTGCAGGACAGCATCGAGAAGGGCTACTGCCAGGACGAGAGCCGGTACCGGGTGGGCACCGGCAAccagcagcagggccagcccaacacctccacccccacaggCAACCGGAAAAACG CAGCCACGCACGTGCTGGGCGTGAGCCAGATCTCCAACATCAGCCTGGTCTCCGCGAACGACACGGCCCAGACCACGGCCTCGGTCAGCTGCCTGGGGACGCCCAACGCCCTGGACGCCCTGGACACGACCACCTGCCCGTCAGACGACCTGCTGGACGGCTGCAAG CTCTTCCTCTGCGGGTTCTCTGGGAAGAAGCTGGAGAAGCTGCGGCGGCTGGTGAACGGCGCGGGCGGCCTGCGCTTCAACCAGCCCAGCGAGGACCTGACCCACGTCATCATGGGGGAGCCCGACCAGGACCTCAAGAGCTTCCTGTCCAAGGCCACGCACAG GCCCCACGTGGTGACGGTTCAGTGGCTGCTGGACAGCTTCTCCAGGGGCTGCCTGCTCCCTGAGGAGGGCTACTTCCACCCCGCTTGCCTGCCCCCCACACCCGCCTCCCTGGAGATGCCCCTCCCCcgggcccctcccccacgcctcagctcctcctccatggCTCCTCCGGccaccacccccagccccgTCCAGAAGAGGAGGGCCGAGGAGGAGCTGCTGTCCCAgtaccaggaccaggaccagacTGTGG TGGAGCTTCCTCAggccggcagcagcagcaggaggcagagTACGCTAGCCCCCGAGCCGGAGCCCGCGGACCCCGaccccgcgccgccgccgcaggACTCCACCCTCCAGGGCCCGGAGGACGGGGCTCTGTTCCAGGGGAAGCGCTTCCTGCTGGCGGGCTTCTCGTCGGAGGCGGAGGCCCAGCTGTCCGTGCTGGTGCTGGAGAACGGCGGGAAGGTGCTGGGCAGGAGCACGCGGGCGGTGGCGCACTACGCCGTCGTGCCTCTGCTGGGCTGCGAGGTGGAGGCCACCGTGGGCGAGGTCGCCACGGACACCTGGCTG GCCCTGTGCGTGGAGCAGCAGCGCGTGCTGGAGCTGCACTCCCACCCCCTCTTCACCCCGCTAGCCGTGCAGGAGGGCAGCGCCCCGCTCGCCGGCTGCGTGCTCTCTTTCAGCCAGTTCACCGGCGCCGAGCGCGAGTCCCTCGTCCTGCTGGCCAAGCACCTGGGAGCCAG TGTGCAGGACTACTTTGTGCGGACGGAGAACCAGCGCAAGGGCATGCTGGCCAGCACTCACCTGGTCCTGCAGACCCCGGAGGGCACCAAGTACCAGGCCGCGCAGAAGTGGGGGCTGCCCGCCGTCACCATGCGCTGGGTGCTGGAGTCGGCCAGAAGGGGGCGCCGGCCGGACGAGGCTCGCTTCCTCGTggacctccctccctctccag agagggaggaagagagctTTGTGATGGGCTCCCAGAAGATCCCCGAGCCCCTGCCCCACGCCTCCCTggagctccccctgctgggtccgcagggcggggccggcgtCACCCCGCTGGACGTGGGCCGCTTCCAGAGCAAGGCCTTCCGCTCGGCGCTGGGACAGGGCCCGCAGCCAGGGGGCGCTACCCCAGGGCAGGAGGGCAAGAGCACGCCCTGCAGAGAGCCCTCCCTGCAGCTGGACACGCCCTCTCGCTTCCTGTGCCGAAACAAGCTTTACGCCCCCGTCTTCAACGTCAAG GACGCGCTGGCTGCCCTGGAGACGCCAGGGAGTCGAGGGGTCGCGACCCCGCTGACAGAGGTCGTCGAGAGGAACCTGCAGGTTGCCCTGGCCAACAGCGCCCGCGGCAACAACGCCGACCTGGCTGCCCTCACTGCCAGCCCTCAGCTGAGCAGGAAGCCAGAGCCGGAACACACG GTAGCAGAGGAGCCCGCCCTCCTGGTCGGCGTGGTGATCTGCGTCAGCAAGAAGCTGAGCAGGAAGCAGAGCGAGCTGAACGCCATCGCGGCCTCGCTGGGCGCGGAGTTCAG gtggtCCTGCGATGACTCAGTGACACACTACATATACCAGGGGCGTGCGGGGGACAGCAGCCGGGAGTACCGCGCGGTGAAGGAGAGGGGCCTGCACGTGGTCTCTCAGCACTGGCTGCAGGCG TGTGCGGACGAGCAGAGGCGCGTGTCCGAGTCCCTCTACCCCTTCACCTACAACCCCAAGATGAGCCTGAACCTGAGCCAGGTGCCCAGCAGCACGCAGAGGTCCCCCCCGCTGGCCCGCCCGCAGCCCCTGGACCTCACCGAGGCTCTGGAAGACAAG tCCCTGTCTGCGAATGGAGAGCCTGAGAACGAGGTGACCGCTCataacagcacagaacagagag ACCTGGCCCAAGCCCTGGAGATGAGGGAGAGCCTTCAGCGGCAGCTGCAGGAGATCATGTCGGCCACCACGCTCTCCAACGGGAGGCGCGCTTCGGCGCGGCTCTCCAGGCTCGGGTCCGGGGGCTCGGActcccgccccctcacccccgacAGCGCGGGTCGGGCTGGGTGGTCGGGGAGGAGCCGCACCCTGGAGGCGCTGCG GCTCTCTCGGCAGGTGCCTCCGGACGCCAACACGGAGCCGTCGCAGAGCGAGCAGATCGTGTGGGACGACCCCACGGCCCGGGAGGAGCGCGCCAAGCTGGCCGACAACCTGCAGTGGCCCGGCAGCCCGTCCCAGCACTCGGACCCGCTGCCCCTGCCCGGCCCCGCCGCGCCCTCCGGCCTCCAGATCAGGGACTCCATGACCGACTCAGAGCTGGTGGAGATGG CGGCCTGCGACGTCATCGACGAGCACATGGGGAGGAAGCCCACGCCGCCCCCCGGGGAGGAGGCCGAGCCCCGGGTCCtcaccccccaggcccccagcaTCGCCTTCCCCATCGCCAACCCCCTCgtccctccccagccccagccACAG gaagAAGGCGAGAGCGAGGCGGACGCCGCGGAGCCGCCCAGATTCCAGCTGTCCTCCCTCAGCGCCCAGGAGCGCATCGACTACAGCCAGCTGATAGAAGAGCTGG GAGGAGTGGTCCTGGACAAGCAGTGCTTCGACCCCAGCTGCTCCCACATCATAGTGGGCCATCCGCTCCGCAACGAGAAGTACCTGGCCGCCATGGCCGCCGGGAAGTGGATCCTGCACCGCTCCTACCTGGAGGCCTGCCGCGCCGTCGGGCACTTCGTTCCG GAGGAGGACTACGAGTGGGGCAGCAGCTGCATCCTGGAGGCCCTGCCCAACATCAACCTCCAGCAGCGCAGGCTGGCGCTGGCTGCCCTCAGGTGGAGGAGGTCCCTGCAGGGCCAGCAGGGGCGAGAG CAGGGAGCCTTTAGCGGCTGGAGGGTGATGCTGAATATCGACCAGGCGCGGGAGGCGGGATTCCGGCGGCTGCTGCAGTCTGGCGGCGCCAAG GTGTTCCcgagcccctcccccgccctctaCAAAGACACTACACACCTGTTTGCAGACTTCAGCCAGCTGAAGCCGGGGGACTTCCGGGTGGACGTGCAGGAGGCCGCAGCCCAGGGGGTGAAGTGCCTGAAGCCTGAGTACATCGCAGTGTACCTgatgcag GAGCCGTCCCCCGCAGTGGAGCTGTACTTTCTGCCAGGAGCGGCGCCGGACCTGCCTAACGACGCGCTCGGCAACCAGGCCACGCCGTCGCGCAAGCGCAGGGCTTCTGGGGACTCGTCCACGCTGAAGAAGAGCAGGCTCCACTGA
- the topbp1 gene encoding DNA topoisomerase 2-binding protein 1 isoform X2 codes for MSNMANEKEGFVVKFVETNRRKSELAVKAYEAILELQSEKYLQTVNEEAVLRMEHNDKSLYIFSNFSSPAFYHCKKLGCRVVSPLVVLYCLQLQCCVPKAEEPVYNMAMADVTVSCTNLDKEEREEVLELVQLMGGRVSRNLNVFVTHLVAGMVGSKKYLVSASLGKPILLPTWVKACWEKSQDSLFRHTELPLEEHLCPVLHGCTVCVTGLSTQERKEVQRLCEEHGARYTGQLKMNECTHLIVSEPKGQKYECAKKWNVYCVSLNWLQDSIEKGYCQDESRYRVGTGNQQQGQPNTSTPTGNRKNATHVLGVSQISNISLVSANDTAQTTASVSCLGTPNALDALDTTTCPSDDLLDGCKLFLCGFSGKKLEKLRRLVNGAGGLRFNQPSEDLTHVIMGEPDQDLKSFLSKATHRPHVVTVQWLLDSFSRGCLLPEEGYFHPACLPPTPASLEMPLPRAPPPRLSSSSMAPPATTPSPVQKRRAEEELLSQYQDQDQTVVELPQAGSSSRRQSTLAPEPEPADPDPAPPPQDSTLQGPEDGALFQGKRFLLAGFSSEAEAQLSVLVLENGGKVLGRSTRAVAHYAVVPLLGCEVEATVGEVATDTWLALCVEQQRVLELHSHPLFTPLAVQEGSAPLAGCVLSFSQFTGAERESLVLLAKHLGASVQDYFVRTENQRKGMLASTHLVLQTPEGTKYQAAQKWGLPAVTMRWVLESARRGRRPDEARFLVDLPPSPEREEESFVMGSQKIPEPLPHASLELPLLGPQGGAGVTPLDVGRFQSKAFRSALGQGPQPGGATPGQEGKSTPCREPSLQLDTPSRFLCRNKLYAPVFNVKDALAALETPGSRGVATPLTEVVERNLQVALANSARGNNADLAALTASPQLSRKPEPEHTVAEEPALLVGVVICVSKKLSRKQSELNAIAASLGAEFRWSCDDSVTHYIYQGRAGDSSREYRAVKERGLHVVSQHWLQACADEQRRVSESLYPFTYNPKMSLNLSQVPSSTQRSPPLARPQPLDLTEALEDKSLSANGEPENEVTAHNSTEQRDLAQALEMRESLQRQLQEIMSATTLSNGRRASARLSRLGSGGSDSRPLTPDSAGRAGWSGRSRTLEALRLSRQVPPDANTEPSQSEQIVWDDPTAREERAKLADNLQWPGSPSQHSDPLPLPGPAAPSGLQIRDSMTDSELVEMAACDVIDEHMGRKPTPPPGEEAEPRVLTPQAPSIAFPIANPLVPPQPQPQEEGESEADAAEPPRFQLSSLSAQERIDYSQLIEELGGVVLDKQCFDPSCSHIIVGHPLRNEKYLAAMAAGKWILHRSYLEACRAVGHFVPEEDYEWGSSCILEALPNINLQQRRLALAALRWRRSLQGQQGREQGAFSGWRVMLNIDQAREAGFRRLLQSGGAKVFPSPSPALYKDTTHLFADFSQLKPGDFRVDVQEAAAQGVKCLKPEYIAVYLMQEPSPAVELYFLPGAAPDLPNDALGNQATPSRKRRASGDSSTLKKSRLH; via the exons ctggTGCAGCTGATGGGTGGCCGCGTGTCCCGGAATCTCAACGTGTTTGTCACACACCTGGTGGCGGGCATGGTGGGCAGCAAGAAGTACCTGGTGTCTGCCAGCTTGGGCAAGCCCATTCTGCTGCCCACCTGGGTCAAGGCCTGCTGGGAGAAGTCCCAGGACAG cctgttCCGGCACACGGAGCTGCCCCTGGAGGAGCACCTGTGCCCCGTGCTGCACGGCTGCACCGTGTGCGTGACGGGGCTGTCCACCCAGGAGCGCAAGGAGGTGCAGCGGCTCTGCGAGGAGCACGGGGCCCGCTACACCGGCCAGCTCAAGATGAACGAGTGCACGCACCTCATCGTCAGCGAGCCCAAAG GTCAGAAGTACGAGTGCGCGAAGAAGTGGAACGTGTACTGCGTGTCCTTGAACTGGCTGCAGGACAGCATCGAGAAGGGCTACTGCCAGGACGAGAGCCGGTACCGGGTGGGCACCGGCAAccagcagcagggccagcccaacacctccacccccacaggCAACCGGAAAAACG CCACGCACGTGCTGGGCGTGAGCCAGATCTCCAACATCAGCCTGGTCTCCGCGAACGACACGGCCCAGACCACGGCCTCGGTCAGCTGCCTGGGGACGCCCAACGCCCTGGACGCCCTGGACACGACCACCTGCCCGTCAGACGACCTGCTGGACGGCTGCAAG CTCTTCCTCTGCGGGTTCTCTGGGAAGAAGCTGGAGAAGCTGCGGCGGCTGGTGAACGGCGCGGGCGGCCTGCGCTTCAACCAGCCCAGCGAGGACCTGACCCACGTCATCATGGGGGAGCCCGACCAGGACCTCAAGAGCTTCCTGTCCAAGGCCACGCACAG GCCCCACGTGGTGACGGTTCAGTGGCTGCTGGACAGCTTCTCCAGGGGCTGCCTGCTCCCTGAGGAGGGCTACTTCCACCCCGCTTGCCTGCCCCCCACACCCGCCTCCCTGGAGATGCCCCTCCCCcgggcccctcccccacgcctcagctcctcctccatggCTCCTCCGGccaccacccccagccccgTCCAGAAGAGGAGGGCCGAGGAGGAGCTGCTGTCCCAgtaccaggaccaggaccagacTGTGG TGGAGCTTCCTCAggccggcagcagcagcaggaggcagagTACGCTAGCCCCCGAGCCGGAGCCCGCGGACCCCGaccccgcgccgccgccgcaggACTCCACCCTCCAGGGCCCGGAGGACGGGGCTCTGTTCCAGGGGAAGCGCTTCCTGCTGGCGGGCTTCTCGTCGGAGGCGGAGGCCCAGCTGTCCGTGCTGGTGCTGGAGAACGGCGGGAAGGTGCTGGGCAGGAGCACGCGGGCGGTGGCGCACTACGCCGTCGTGCCTCTGCTGGGCTGCGAGGTGGAGGCCACCGTGGGCGAGGTCGCCACGGACACCTGGCTG GCCCTGTGCGTGGAGCAGCAGCGCGTGCTGGAGCTGCACTCCCACCCCCTCTTCACCCCGCTAGCCGTGCAGGAGGGCAGCGCCCCGCTCGCCGGCTGCGTGCTCTCTTTCAGCCAGTTCACCGGCGCCGAGCGCGAGTCCCTCGTCCTGCTGGCCAAGCACCTGGGAGCCAG TGTGCAGGACTACTTTGTGCGGACGGAGAACCAGCGCAAGGGCATGCTGGCCAGCACTCACCTGGTCCTGCAGACCCCGGAGGGCACCAAGTACCAGGCCGCGCAGAAGTGGGGGCTGCCCGCCGTCACCATGCGCTGGGTGCTGGAGTCGGCCAGAAGGGGGCGCCGGCCGGACGAGGCTCGCTTCCTCGTggacctccctccctctccag agagggaggaagagagctTTGTGATGGGCTCCCAGAAGATCCCCGAGCCCCTGCCCCACGCCTCCCTggagctccccctgctgggtccgcagggcggggccggcgtCACCCCGCTGGACGTGGGCCGCTTCCAGAGCAAGGCCTTCCGCTCGGCGCTGGGACAGGGCCCGCAGCCAGGGGGCGCTACCCCAGGGCAGGAGGGCAAGAGCACGCCCTGCAGAGAGCCCTCCCTGCAGCTGGACACGCCCTCTCGCTTCCTGTGCCGAAACAAGCTTTACGCCCCCGTCTTCAACGTCAAG GACGCGCTGGCTGCCCTGGAGACGCCAGGGAGTCGAGGGGTCGCGACCCCGCTGACAGAGGTCGTCGAGAGGAACCTGCAGGTTGCCCTGGCCAACAGCGCCCGCGGCAACAACGCCGACCTGGCTGCCCTCACTGCCAGCCCTCAGCTGAGCAGGAAGCCAGAGCCGGAACACACG GTAGCAGAGGAGCCCGCCCTCCTGGTCGGCGTGGTGATCTGCGTCAGCAAGAAGCTGAGCAGGAAGCAGAGCGAGCTGAACGCCATCGCGGCCTCGCTGGGCGCGGAGTTCAG gtggtCCTGCGATGACTCAGTGACACACTACATATACCAGGGGCGTGCGGGGGACAGCAGCCGGGAGTACCGCGCGGTGAAGGAGAGGGGCCTGCACGTGGTCTCTCAGCACTGGCTGCAGGCG TGTGCGGACGAGCAGAGGCGCGTGTCCGAGTCCCTCTACCCCTTCACCTACAACCCCAAGATGAGCCTGAACCTGAGCCAGGTGCCCAGCAGCACGCAGAGGTCCCCCCCGCTGGCCCGCCCGCAGCCCCTGGACCTCACCGAGGCTCTGGAAGACAAG tCCCTGTCTGCGAATGGAGAGCCTGAGAACGAGGTGACCGCTCataacagcacagaacagagag ACCTGGCCCAAGCCCTGGAGATGAGGGAGAGCCTTCAGCGGCAGCTGCAGGAGATCATGTCGGCCACCACGCTCTCCAACGGGAGGCGCGCTTCGGCGCGGCTCTCCAGGCTCGGGTCCGGGGGCTCGGActcccgccccctcacccccgacAGCGCGGGTCGGGCTGGGTGGTCGGGGAGGAGCCGCACCCTGGAGGCGCTGCG GCTCTCTCGGCAGGTGCCTCCGGACGCCAACACGGAGCCGTCGCAGAGCGAGCAGATCGTGTGGGACGACCCCACGGCCCGGGAGGAGCGCGCCAAGCTGGCCGACAACCTGCAGTGGCCCGGCAGCCCGTCCCAGCACTCGGACCCGCTGCCCCTGCCCGGCCCCGCCGCGCCCTCCGGCCTCCAGATCAGGGACTCCATGACCGACTCAGAGCTGGTGGAGATGG CGGCCTGCGACGTCATCGACGAGCACATGGGGAGGAAGCCCACGCCGCCCCCCGGGGAGGAGGCCGAGCCCCGGGTCCtcaccccccaggcccccagcaTCGCCTTCCCCATCGCCAACCCCCTCgtccctccccagccccagccACAG gaagAAGGCGAGAGCGAGGCGGACGCCGCGGAGCCGCCCAGATTCCAGCTGTCCTCCCTCAGCGCCCAGGAGCGCATCGACTACAGCCAGCTGATAGAAGAGCTGG GAGGAGTGGTCCTGGACAAGCAGTGCTTCGACCCCAGCTGCTCCCACATCATAGTGGGCCATCCGCTCCGCAACGAGAAGTACCTGGCCGCCATGGCCGCCGGGAAGTGGATCCTGCACCGCTCCTACCTGGAGGCCTGCCGCGCCGTCGGGCACTTCGTTCCG GAGGAGGACTACGAGTGGGGCAGCAGCTGCATCCTGGAGGCCCTGCCCAACATCAACCTCCAGCAGCGCAGGCTGGCGCTGGCTGCCCTCAGGTGGAGGAGGTCCCTGCAGGGCCAGCAGGGGCGAGAG CAGGGAGCCTTTAGCGGCTGGAGGGTGATGCTGAATATCGACCAGGCGCGGGAGGCGGGATTCCGGCGGCTGCTGCAGTCTGGCGGCGCCAAG GTGTTCCcgagcccctcccccgccctctaCAAAGACACTACACACCTGTTTGCAGACTTCAGCCAGCTGAAGCCGGGGGACTTCCGGGTGGACGTGCAGGAGGCCGCAGCCCAGGGGGTGAAGTGCCTGAAGCCTGAGTACATCGCAGTGTACCTgatgcag GAGCCGTCCCCCGCAGTGGAGCTGTACTTTCTGCCAGGAGCGGCGCCGGACCTGCCTAACGACGCGCTCGGCAACCAGGCCACGCCGTCGCGCAAGCGCAGGGCTTCTGGGGACTCGTCCACGCTGAAGAAGAGCAGGCTCCACTGA